Proteins from a genomic interval of Cyprinus carpio isolate SPL01 chromosome A21, ASM1834038v1, whole genome shotgun sequence:
- the LOC109045857 gene encoding carboxypeptidase D-like, giving the protein MRILWLILIVPLQILGLRRTNKIYEETYKGYYNYADMTNRLQRFSQKYAHICSLVSIGQSVEGRELWVTRITTSPTADVPGKPRFKYVGNIHGDEALSRQLLVYLIEYLLTQYGRDVRVTELVNRTDIYIMASMNPDGFERAVEGDCTGSSAGRENTKHYDLDKSFPDQDKAFSETSEDIPEVTAVMQWILEKKFVLSGSLRGGSVKATYPFHDGSSYAASGLTTDDALFRLLTHTYTENHPIMKMKNPDCPDDPNKSFGDGGMQNYNYFKGNCFEVTFGLSCCKYPPASQLSIEWINNKEALLAYIHQAHIGVRGYVMTRSGFGLPNVTISVSGTDHNITTWMFGDYYRLLLPGRYDITASSPGFLSNTVKNVPVIKGKATLLNFTLEEPAEEMLLLDPSEQPMITNDRLSTPGPPISKSPIHTLDFQHHSYDEMEMFLQLLSVVYPYITYLKSAGRSVQGRNLYVMEISTNPGVDQQGKPEVMFLGNLHGNEFIGRGILLNLIEYLCRNYGEDPLVTHLVNSTIIHIMPSMNPDGYELALKVYKKRVSGDLSVIGHGNSHHVDLNADFPKQSRSRNTVEAETKAVMNWIKAHFFVLSASIRGGFRGVVYPSSLDSVDKDMFKSVAEAYYLKSQAFQEPQACDVPRTREKKGTKHHRPVVTGTDLLTWAYHSTDTLAVDIGLSCELLPPEKLLSEYWEKNHRALLHFIQRVHLVVRGMVTDGQSGKGIANATVMVEGSSHHVHTSSTGQYWRPLAPGSYHITASASGYTPMSVSVHVLKTRVEQVDFKLNRDTLQPSVEEGEQKDFETLVEWLLAPGELDQLVRSLIPAQTLQYRTYKERSGFLRGLTLNFPHITRLYSLGQSTEFRTIWALEIAGNLKFPQPAEPKIRFLAGVHGNAAVGPELLLEFASFLCLNYGRNPAITKLIDRSRILILPCVNPDGREQAQEGLCSSSVGYTNANGTDLDTDFFYGNASAQPETLAVMDLISGGTFSLSIVLEGGFLLATYPYDRPNQQAQNEETLRYLASLYASSHPSMHLGKLRCTKKSEGIPGGILKGADFRSHTGSMKDFSLDVGLCPEITVYTGCCMFPSEPHLFSLWMENRLPLFRMLLEVHRRLSGVVRDSEGRPVSDAVVVVNGSMNVHADSQGRFTTLVAPGTHQLMVQAHGYRQELQQVNISSDKVTRPIVIDFTADRASLNQAVFVITTASLMSILICALLIWHLRSAKFSRIQDGVRWLRRKRDVLRMETIASEKAPLQQEFPDECGSEEDPFLVEGH; this is encoded by the exons ATGCGTATTTTGTGGCTCATTTTAATAGTTCCGCTTCAAATACTTGGTTTGAGACGCACCAACAAAATTTATGAAGAAACATACAAAGGATATTACAACTACGCTGACATGACCAATCGTCTTCAGCGTTTTTCTCAAAAATACGCGCATATTTGCAGCCTCGTGAGCATAGGACAGTCTGTCGAGGGAAGGGAGCTTTGGGTCACGAGAATAACAACGAGTCCGACTGCGGACGTACCGGGCAAACCGAGGTTCAAGTATGTGGGCAACATCCACGGGGACGAGGCTTTGTCGAGGCAGCTGTTAGTGTATCTGATCGAGTACCTGTTGACTCAGTATGGCCGTGATGTGAGAGTAACGGAGCTGGTGAACCGGACGGACATCTATATAATGGCCAGCATGAATCCGGACGGCTTTGAGCGCGCGGTGGAGGGGGACTGCACCGGCAGCAGCGCAGGCCGCGAGAATACCAAACATTATGACCTCGATAAGAGTTTCCCAGACCAGGATAAGGCCTTCAGTGAGACTTCAGAAGACATACCGGAGGTCACAGCTGTCATGCAATGGATTCTTgagaaaaa GTTTGTCTTGTCTGGTAGTCTACGTGGGGGCTCGGTGAAGGCCACCTACCCCTTTCATGATGGCAGTTCTTATGCAGCCTCAGGGCTGACAACAGATGATGCTCTGTTTCGCCTTTTAACACACACCTACACTGAGAACCACCCCATCATGAAGATGAAAAATCCTGACTGCCCTGACGATCCAAACAAAAGCTTCGGAGATG GGGGAATGCAGAATTACAACTACTTCAAAGGGAACTGTTTTGAAGTCACTTTTGGATTGAGCTGCTGCAAGTATCCACCAGCATCTCAGCTTTCCATAGAGTGGATAAACAACAAGGAGGCCCTTCTTGCCTACATACACCAA gCTCATATCGGTGTGAGGGGTTACGTAATGACCAGATCAGGCTTTGGTCTCCCAAATGTAACAATCTCCGTTTCTGGAACTGATCACAACATCACAACATGGATGTTTGGTGATTATTATCGTCTGCTGCTGCCTGGAAGATATGACATCACTGCTAGCTCACCTGG ATTTCTTTCAAATACTGTCAAGAATGTGCCAGTGATTAAAGGGAAAGCCACACTGTTAAACTTCACTCTTGAGGAGCCTGCAGAGGAGATGTTATTGCTAGATCCTTCTGAACAACCTATGATAACCAATGACCGTCTGAGCACACCAGGGCCTCCCATCTCAAAGTCTCCGATCCATACTTTGGATTTCCAACATCATAGTTATGATGAAATGGAGATGTTCTTGCAACTGCTTAGTGTAGTCTATCCTTACATCACTTACCTGAAATCTGCTGGACGATCAGTGCAGGGGAGGAATCTTTATGTGATGGAGATATCCACCAATCCTGGTGTTGATCAGCAAG GCAAACCAGAGGTCATGTTTTTGGGTAACCTGCATGGAAATGAGTTTATCGGTCGGGGGATTCTCCTAAACCTGATTGAGTACTTGTGCCGCAATTATGGCGAAGATCCATTGGTCACACATCTGGTCAATAGCACAATAATTCACATCATGCCTTCCATGAACCCAGACGGGTATGAATTAGCACTAAAAG TTTACAAGAAACGGGTCTCAGGAGACCTGAGCGTTATTGGACACGGTAACAGTCACCATGTTGACCTGAATGCAGATTTCCCTAAACAGTCAAGATCGAGAAATACTGTTGAAGCAGAAACTAAAGCAGTGATGAACTGGATCAAGGCCCACTTCTTTGTGCTGTCTGCAAGTATACGTGGAG GGTTCAGGGGAGTTGTGTACCCGAGTTCCCTCGACTCTGTCGATAAGGACATGTTCAAATCAGTTGCAGAAGCCTATTATTTG AAATCTCAAGCTTTTCAAGAGCCTCAGGCCTGTGATGTGCCGAGAACCAGAGAGAAAAAAGGCACTAAGCACCATCGTCCAGTAGTCACCG GAACTGATTTGCTGACTTGGGCGTATCACAGCACAGACACATTAGCCGTTGACATCGGTCTGAGCTGTGAACTGCTTCCACCAGAGAAGTTGCTCTCAGAATACTGGGAGAAGAATCACAGAGCGCTCTTGCACTTTATACAACGG GTTCATTTGGTTGTGAGGGGTATGGTGACTGATGGTCAGTCTGGCAAAGGCATTGCTAATGCCACAGTCATGGTGGAAGGCTCAAGCCATCATGTCCACACCAGCAGCACGGGCCAATACTGGAGACCTCTGGCTCCTGGTTCTTACCATATCACCGCATCTGCTTCAGG TTATACTCCAATGTCAGTATCTGTCCATGTGTTGAAGACTCGGGTGGAGCAGGTGGACTTCAAGCTGAACAGAGATACGTTGCAGCCATCTGTAGAGGAAGGAGAACAGAAGGACTTTGAGACACTGGTGGAGTGGCTTTTAGCCCCTGGTGAGTTGGATCAGTTGGTCCGCAGCCTTATCCCTGCTCAGACCTTGCAGTACCGAACCTACAAGGAACGCTCCGGGTTCCTGCGAGGATTGACCTTGAACTTCCCTCACATCACACGGCTGTACAG TTTGGGTCAAAGCACTGAGTTTAGAACTATCTGGGCTCTTGAGATTGCTGGCAATTTGAAGTTCCCTCAACCTGCTGAACCCAAGATCCGTTTTCTTGCCGGAGTCCATGGTAATGCGGCAGTAGGTCCAGAGTTGCTGCTCGAATTTGCTTCTTTTCTCTGCCTCAACTATGGCAGGAATCCCGCCATCACCAAG CTGATTGACAGGAGCAGAATACTGATTCTCCCATGTGTGAACCCTGATGGTAGAGAGCAGGCACAAGAGGGATTGTGCTCATCCAGTGTGGGGTACACCAACGCTAATGGCACAGACCTGGACACCGATTTCTTCTATG GTAACGCATCCGCACAGCCAGAGACGCTTGCAGTGATGGATTTGATTTCTGGAgggactttctctctctcaatagTGCTCGAGGGAGGCTTTCTTCTGGCTACGTACCCCTATGACAGACCTAATCAGCAGG CACAAAATGAGGAGACATTGAGATATTTGGCCTCCTTGTATGCCAGCAGTCATCCTTCAATGCACTTGGGTAAACTGAGGTGTACTAAAAAGTCAG AGGGAATCCCAGGAGGTATCCTTAAGGGTGCAGATTTCAGATCTCACACTGGCAGCATGAAG GACTTTAGTTTGGATGTGGGCCTTTGCCCTGAAATCACGGTGTACACTGGCTGTTGTATGTTCCCATCAGAACCTCATCTCTTCTCGCTGTGGATGGAGAACAGACTGCCTCTTTTCCGCATGCTGCTGGAG GTTCACAGAAGGCTGAGTGGTGTCGTGAGGGACAGTGAAGGCCGTCCGGTGTCGGATGCTGTTGTTGTGGTGAACGGCTCTATGAATGTTCATGCAGACAGTCAGGGTCGCTTCACCACTCTCGTGGCTCCAGGCACACATCAGCTGATGGTTCAGGCCCATGGATATCGGCAAGAGCTCCAGCAG GTGAATATATCCTCAGATAAAGTGACCAGGCCCATTGTGATTGACTTTACAGCAGACAGGGCTTCCCTCAATCAGGCTGTGTTTGTAATTACTACag CCTCTTTGATGAGCATCTTGATCTGCGCTCTCCTCATCTGGCATCTTCGCTCTGCCAAGTTCAGCCGCATACAAGACGGGGTTCGTTGGTTGCGTCGTAAGAGGGATGTCCTCCGAATGGAAACAATAGCTTCAGAGAAGGCACCCTTGCAACAGGAGTTTCCGGATGAGTGCGGGAGCGAAGAGGACCCTTTCCTTGTGGAGGGTCACTGA
- the LOC109046354 gene encoding trafficking regulator of GLUT4 1-like, translating into MAINTDAPHATDALGERAALQSTDFGDTQKLLYISDKELKTESNHSPSDTHLVKHLEAEQNEQTVVNVASEPRSPSRVSFSRASSPTPGEREPCSFMWVAVISCFCPAVPINLFALYFAHMSRSMIQAKDYDGARRLGRLALLLSIVSIVVGLAIIIYLLMTEYK; encoded by the exons ATGGCTATTAACACGGACGCCCCTCACGCGACAGATGCCCTGGGCGAGAGAGCCGCGCTGCAGTCCACCGATTTTGGAGATACTCAGAAACTTCTTTACATCTCAGACAAAGAGCTGAAAACAGAATCAAACCACTCACCTTCTGATACACACCTCGTTAAGCATCTCGAAGCGGAACAGAATGAGCAGACTGTGGTTAACGTTGCCTCGGAGCCTCGCTCTCCGTCGCGAGTCAGTTTCAGCCGCGCGTCGTCGCCCACGCCCGGAGAACGCGAGCCATGCAGCTTCATGTGGGTGGCCGTGATCTCCTGCTTCTGCCCGGCCGTTCCAATAAACCTGTTTGCGCTTTATTTCGCTCATATG TCTCGATCCATGATACAAGCAAAAGATTATGATGGGGCCAGAAGACTTGGGCGTCTAGCTTTGTTGCTTAGTATCGTTTCCATTGTTGTGGGTCTAGCTATAATCATTTATCTGTTGATGACAG AGTATAAATAG
- the LOC109046201 gene encoding beta-crystallin A1-like, with amino-acid sequence MALTNPMSTPMGPWKITVYDQEHFQGRRCEFTACCQNIMEYGMETVRSLKVECGVWVGFEHSTFNGQQFILEKGDYPCWEAWSGSNAYRIERLMSFRPIYSAMHSDCRMTLFECENMTGRQWEVCNDYPSLQAMGWCSNEIGSIQVMSGAWVCYQYPGYRGYQYIMECDCHGGEYRHYREYGCHAQTPQIQSIRRIQH; translated from the exons ATGGCTCTGACAAACCCTATGTCAACGCCCATGGGACCATGGAAG ATTACTGTTTATGATCAGGAGCATTTCCAGGGCAGGCGTTGTGAATTCACCGCTTGCTGTCAGAACATCATGGAGTACGGAATGGAGACTGTCCGCTCCCTGAAGGTGGAGTGTGGCGT CTGGGTAGGTTTTGAGCACTCTACCTTCAATGGCCAGCAGTTCATCCTGGAGAAGGGAGATTACCCTTGCTGGGAGGCCTGGAGTGGCAGCAATGCCTACCGCATTGAGAGGCTGATGTCCTTCCGCCCCATCTATTCTGCT ATGCACAGTGATTGCCGTATGACGCTTTTCGAGTGTGAGAACATGACTGGAAGGCAGTGGGAGGTGTGCAATGACTACCCCTCCCTGCAGGCTATGGGATGGTGCAGCAATGAGATCGGCTCCATCCAAGTCATGAGTGGAGC ATGGGTATGCTACCAGTATCCTGGTTACCGTGGTTACCAGTACATTATGGAGTGCGACTGCCATGGAGGCGAGTACAGGCACTACAGGGAGTACGGTTGCCATGCTCAGACCCCCCAGATCCAGTCTATCCGTAGGATCCAGCATTGA